A stretch of Flavobacterium sp. N2270 DNA encodes these proteins:
- a CDS encoding NAD(P)/FAD-dependent oxidoreductase, with protein MSKIVILGAGISGHTAAAHLRRKLGKEHEVLVVSPNRNYQWVPSNIWVGIGRMKAEQLIFPLEPLYKRKGIGYKQAKVVSFHPEGNKNEDKPFVSVEYVFGEKKGTQENVTYDYLINATGPKLAFDLTEGLNPGTNKAFSVCTYDHAEHAWHGLKELINELKKSDKKAKILIGTGHAKATCQGAAFEYILNVEKELVRHGVRDKVEITWISNENDLGDFGMDGMLMDYNGFNMKSKDMIEMIFEDRGIKWILGAGVNKIEDGIAHYENLEGEYKSETYDFAMLIPAFSGHGFKAYDKNAADITDKLFKGFMIVDADYTPRPYEEWTVQDWPETYQNPSYKNIFAPGIAFAPPHSISKPRKSKNGTDIFPSPPRTGMPSGITARLVADNIIDSIKAGKESLHHKGSLGNMGAACIASAGYGMTKGSGVSITTYPIVPDYKKYGETGGRDINKTFGDIGLAGHWVKLALHYAFIYKAKMKPFWWLIPE; from the coding sequence ATGTCAAAAATAGTAATATTAGGTGCAGGAATTTCTGGTCATACAGCAGCTGCACATTTAAGAAGAAAATTAGGGAAAGAGCATGAAGTTCTTGTAGTTTCTCCTAATAGAAATTACCAATGGGTTCCTTCGAATATTTGGGTAGGAATTGGAAGAATGAAAGCTGAACAATTAATTTTTCCATTGGAACCATTATATAAAAGAAAAGGAATTGGTTACAAACAAGCTAAAGTAGTTTCTTTTCATCCTGAAGGAAATAAAAATGAAGATAAACCATTCGTTTCTGTTGAATATGTGTTTGGAGAAAAAAAAGGTACACAAGAAAATGTTACCTATGATTATTTAATCAATGCAACAGGGCCAAAACTAGCTTTCGATTTAACAGAAGGTTTAAATCCAGGAACAAATAAAGCTTTTTCGGTTTGTACTTATGATCATGCTGAACACGCTTGGCACGGTTTAAAAGAGCTTATTAATGAATTAAAAAAATCAGATAAAAAAGCTAAGATTTTAATTGGAACTGGTCATGCTAAAGCAACTTGCCAAGGAGCCGCTTTTGAATACATTTTAAATGTAGAAAAAGAATTAGTTAGACACGGTGTTAGAGATAAAGTAGAAATAACATGGATTTCGAATGAAAATGACTTAGGTGATTTCGGAATGGATGGTATGTTAATGGATTACAACGGTTTCAATATGAAATCCAAAGACATGATTGAAATGATTTTTGAAGATAGAGGTATCAAGTGGATTTTAGGTGCTGGTGTCAACAAAATAGAAGATGGAATTGCTCATTATGAAAATTTAGAAGGAGAATATAAATCTGAAACCTATGATTTTGCGATGTTAATTCCTGCTTTTTCAGGTCACGGATTTAAAGCATATGATAAAAATGCTGCAGATATTACCGATAAATTATTCAAAGGATTTATGATTGTAGATGCCGATTATACACCAAGACCTTACGAAGAATGGACAGTTCAAGATTGGCCAGAAACCTATCAAAATCCATCATATAAAAATATTTTTGCTCCTGGAATTGCTTTTGCTCCGCCTCATTCTATATCTAAACCAAGAAAGAGTAAAAATGGTACAGATATTTTTCCTTCACCACCAAGAACAGGTATGCCTTCTGGAATTACAGCAAGATTAGTAGCAGATAATATTATTGATAGTATTAAAGCTGGTAAAGAATCATTACATCATAAAGGTTCTTTAGGGAATATGGGAGCTGCTTGTATAGCTTCTGCTGGTTATGGAATGACAAAAGGTAGTGGGGTAAGTATTACTACCTATCCAATTGTTCCCGATTATAAAAAATATGGTGAAACAGGAGGAAGAGATATAAATAAAACATTTGGAGATATTGGTTTAGCCGGACATTGGGTTAAATTAGCTTTACATTATGCTTTCATATATAAAGCAAAAATGAAACCCTTTTGGTGGTTAATTCCTGAATAA
- a CDS encoding ABC transporter ATP-binding protein: MDKEKIIQVENLTKQFGDFTAVKGITFDVYKGEIFGFLGANGAGKTTAMKMLIGISNPTSGKANVAGFDVLTQAEMVKKSIGYMSQKFSLYDDLTIKENITFFGGIYGLSRKQIKEKTIQLVQELEMQDVADNLVGSLPLGWKQKLSFSVALLHEPKIVFLDEPTGGVDPITRRQFWEMIYTQAYKGTTIFVTTHYMDEAEYCDRVSIMVDGVIEALDTPKKLKEQFKVDSMNDVFLKLARNIE; encoded by the coding sequence ATGGATAAAGAAAAAATCATACAAGTAGAAAACTTAACCAAACAATTTGGCGATTTTACAGCAGTGAAAGGAATCACTTTTGATGTCTACAAAGGAGAGATTTTTGGTTTTTTGGGAGCAAACGGAGCAGGAAAAACAACTGCAATGAAAATGCTCATTGGAATTTCTAATCCAACTTCTGGTAAAGCAAATGTGGCCGGTTTTGATGTATTGACTCAAGCAGAAATGGTTAAGAAAAGCATTGGTTATATGAGTCAGAAGTTTTCTTTGTACGACGATTTAACCATTAAAGAAAATATTACTTTTTTTGGAGGAATTTATGGTTTATCGCGAAAGCAAATAAAAGAAAAAACAATCCAATTAGTACAAGAATTAGAAATGCAAGACGTTGCTGATAATTTGGTCGGTTCATTACCATTAGGTTGGAAACAAAAATTATCATTTTCAGTTGCTTTATTACACGAACCCAAAATAGTTTTTCTAGATGAACCAACTGGTGGAGTTGACCCAATAACCAGAAGACAATTTTGGGAAATGATTTACACCCAAGCATACAAAGGCACAACCATATTCGTAACCACGCATTACATGGACGAAGCCGAATATTGCGACCGTGTTTCCATAATGGTTGACGGAGTTATTGAAGCACTTGACACGCCCAAAAAATTAAAAGAACAATTCAAAGTAGATTCTATGAATGATGTTTTTTTAAAATTGGCTCGAAATATCGAGTAA
- a CDS encoding TolC family protein, protein MKKIKILIISTIAMTSYMANSQDTLSISKSEVLEKVIENNLQIKVAEISFESARGDYRQSNALFLPNINASYTGISTTNPLMAFGSKLNQEILTASDFNPALLNDPDPIQNFATVIEVKQPLINIDGLLGRQAAKAKMNAFQLQTERTKEYLELEVSKSYMQLQLAYKAVIVLEKANATAKGNLKMVENYFKNGMLQKTDLLNVQVRVNEIANQLQYAKSNVQNASDYLGFLLNEDTNGKTYKPSEELESTIAIENINTSLSDSRKDIQAMEMSSEAYRKMYQSSKYGFLPRLNAFGNYQLYDSKFLSTNAKGYLIGAQLSWDVFDGYKNIGKTQKAKADFQKAELETEQYKKQSQLELNKSSRQLLDAENKVNLSKLAYEQSQEAYRILQNRYTQGLEKTTDLLMSETQMAQKELEHLQAVFEYNFTKQYLQFLTK, encoded by the coding sequence ATGAAAAAAATTAAAATTTTAATAATCAGTACAATTGCAATGACTTCTTATATGGCTAATAGTCAAGATACATTGTCAATTTCTAAAAGTGAAGTACTTGAGAAGGTAATAGAAAATAACCTTCAAATTAAAGTCGCTGAAATATCTTTTGAATCAGCTCGAGGAGATTATCGTCAGTCTAATGCACTTTTCTTACCTAATATTAATGCTTCTTACACAGGGATTTCAACAACAAATCCTTTAATGGCGTTTGGTTCAAAATTAAATCAGGAAATTTTAACGGCTTCTGATTTTAATCCAGCGTTATTAAATGATCCCGATCCAATTCAAAACTTTGCAACTGTTATAGAAGTAAAACAACCTTTAATTAATATTGATGGGTTGTTAGGAAGACAAGCAGCTAAAGCAAAAATGAATGCTTTTCAGTTGCAAACAGAAAGAACAAAAGAATATTTAGAATTGGAAGTTTCTAAATCTTATATGCAATTGCAATTGGCTTATAAAGCAGTAATTGTATTAGAAAAAGCAAACGCAACAGCAAAAGGTAATCTTAAAATGGTAGAAAACTATTTTAAAAACGGAATGCTTCAAAAAACAGATTTACTAAATGTTCAAGTTAGAGTAAATGAAATAGCAAACCAGTTACAATATGCTAAAAGTAATGTGCAAAATGCATCAGATTATTTAGGGTTTCTTTTAAACGAAGATACAAATGGAAAAACATATAAACCTTCTGAAGAATTAGAAAGCACAATTGCAATTGAAAACATAAACACATCATTGTCAGATTCTAGAAAAGATATTCAAGCAATGGAAATGTCATCAGAAGCATATCGTAAAATGTACCAATCTTCAAAATATGGTTTTTTACCAAGATTAAACGCTTTTGGAAATTATCAATTATATGATAGTAAATTTTTAAGTACAAATGCTAAAGGGTATTTAATTGGTGCTCAATTGTCATGGGATGTTTTTGATGGTTACAAAAACATTGGAAAAACCCAAAAAGCGAAGGCTGATTTTCAAAAAGCTGAATTAGAAACAGAACAATATAAAAAACAAAGTCAGTTAGAGTTAAATAAGAGTAGTCGTCAGCTTTTAGACGCAGAAAATAAAGTAAATCTTTCAAAGTTAGCTTACGAACAATCTCAAGAAGCATACAGGATACTTCAGAATAGATACACTCAAGGTTTAGAAAAGACAACCGATTTGTTAATGTCTGAGACACAAATGGCTCAAAAAGAGTTAGAGCATTTACAAGCTGTTTTTGAATATAATTTTACCAAACAATATTTACAATTTTTAACGAAATAA
- a CDS encoding HlyD family secretion protein, with protein MKNLLTILIALTLFSCNKNDNEADAYGNFEATEVTISAESNGKIEFLNLDEGMQLEKDAVVGQIDTVQLYLNKQQLIASKSTIYSKSANVLSQRNVLNEQLKTTLIEQKRIKNMFDENAATKRQVDEITGKVKVLQQQINSVETQNAPIVNEVKSIEVQIEKINDQLKKSKIINPVKGTVLAQYAEPNEITAFGKPLYKIADLSEMTLRVYFSETQLSSIKVGQEVNVSIDENEGTKPYKGKISWISSSAEFTPKIIQTKEERVNLVYAVKVIVKNDGSLKIGMPAEVKL; from the coding sequence ATGAAAAATTTACTAACAATATTAATCGCATTAACTTTATTTTCTTGCAACAAGAATGATAATGAAGCAGATGCTTACGGAAATTTTGAAGCAACCGAAGTTACAATTTCAGCCGAAAGCAATGGGAAAATAGAATTTTTAAATCTTGATGAAGGAATGCAACTTGAGAAAGATGCAGTAGTTGGACAAATAGATACAGTTCAGTTGTATTTGAATAAGCAACAATTAATAGCTTCAAAAAGCACAATTTATTCTAAATCAGCTAATGTTTTGTCGCAACGGAATGTGTTGAATGAGCAATTAAAAACCACTTTAATTGAGCAAAAACGTATTAAAAATATGTTTGATGAAAATGCAGCAACTAAACGTCAAGTTGATGAAATTACGGGAAAAGTAAAAGTGTTGCAACAACAAATAAATAGTGTAGAAACACAAAATGCTCCAATTGTAAATGAAGTAAAATCAATTGAAGTTCAAATTGAAAAAATTAACGATCAACTTAAAAAATCAAAAATTATTAATCCTGTAAAAGGTACGGTTTTAGCTCAATATGCTGAACCAAATGAGATTACAGCGTTTGGAAAACCATTATATAAAATTGCTGATTTATCTGAAATGACTTTACGAGTTTATTTTAGTGAAACTCAATTATCATCAATAAAAGTTGGGCAAGAAGTAAATGTTTCAATTGATGAAAATGAAGGGACAAAACCATATAAAGGAAAAATTTCTTGGATTTCATCATCAGCTGAATTCACGCCAAAAATTATCCAAACCAAAGAAGAAAGAGTCAATTTGGTTTACGCAGTAAAAGTAATCGTTAAGAATGATGGCAGTTTGAAAATAGGAATGCCAGCAGAAGTTAAATTATAA
- a CDS encoding ABC transporter ATP-binding protein produces MSISVQNISKSYNKIKAIDSISFEVNEGELFGLIGPDGAGKTTIFRILTTLLIADEGKVTVANFDVVEDYKSIRNSVGYMPGKFSLYQDLTVEENLTFFATIFGTTIEENYDLIEDIYVQIEPFKKRRAGALSGGMKQKLALCCALIHAPKVLFLDEPTTGVDPVSRKEFWQMLKRLQQKGITILVSTPYMDEAALCDRIALIQKGKILKIDSPQAITANYEKVIYDIQSKNTHGLIHDLKNYPSHYSVYAFGEFIHYIDRKKDFNPNDLKEYLEHKNHLEIIIKKAITTIEDVFMDL; encoded by the coding sequence ATGAGTATTTCAGTCCAAAATATTTCTAAATCTTACAACAAAATCAAAGCTATTGATTCAATTTCTTTTGAAGTAAATGAGGGAGAATTATTTGGATTAATTGGCCCAGATGGTGCAGGAAAAACGACTATTTTTAGAATTTTAACTACACTTTTAATTGCTGATGAAGGAAAGGTAACGGTAGCAAATTTCGATGTTGTTGAGGATTATAAATCCATCAGAAATTCGGTTGGATATATGCCTGGTAAGTTTTCGTTGTACCAAGATTTAACGGTTGAAGAGAATCTAACCTTTTTTGCGACTATTTTTGGAACAACTATTGAAGAAAACTACGATTTAATCGAAGATATTTACGTTCAAATTGAACCGTTTAAAAAACGTAGAGCAGGAGCTTTATCTGGTGGAATGAAACAAAAATTAGCGTTGTGTTGTGCTTTAATTCATGCTCCAAAAGTCTTGTTTTTAGACGAGCCTACAACAGGAGTTGATCCTGTTTCTCGAAAAGAATTTTGGCAAATGCTAAAACGTTTACAACAAAAAGGAATCACCATTTTAGTTTCCACACCTTATATGGATGAAGCTGCCTTATGTGATAGAATTGCTTTAATTCAAAAAGGTAAAATCTTAAAAATTGATTCACCACAAGCCATAACGGCCAATTATGAAAAAGTAATTTATGATATTCAATCTAAAAATACACACGGTTTAATTCACGATTTAAAAAACTATCCAAGTCATTATAGTGTTTATGCTTTTGGCGAATTTATTCATTACATTGATAGAAAAAAAGATTTCAATCCAAATGATTTAAAGGAATATTTAGAGCATAAGAATCATTTAGAAATTATAATAAAAAAAGCAATCACAACCATTGAAGATGTATTTATGGATTTGTAA
- a CDS encoding cytochrome ubiquinol oxidase subunit I, with the protein MEEMLFYDRMQFAFTITFHYLFPQLTMGLSLMIVYFKWKFIKTQTEQYNDAAKFWMRIFALNFAMGVVTGIPMEFQFGTNWAKFSELTGGIIGQTLAMEGMFSFFLESSFLGLFLFGEKLLGQKLHFLTGFLVFLGSWMSGYLIIATHSWMQNPVGYEILANGKFVLNNFGALFSNPWLLPSYFHNQAASLVTASFVVAGVGAFYILNNKNVEFGKLFVKTGVIFGLISSLIVAMPTGDLLAKNVVKYQPVTFAAMEGIFHTEKGGSEIVLIGQPDVKNKKLDNKIAVPNILSFLTYGNWDQEVKGLDQFTEDVHPTNISGLYYGYHIMVGLGTLFIGLLAFAVFQLIRKKLYETKWVLWLLLFFIPFPYIANTTGWYTAELGRQPWLVYNLLRTSEGASPTVSSGNTLFTLLGFIGLYLLLGMLFLLLVGKIINKGPKPQTH; encoded by the coding sequence ATGGAAGAAATGTTATTTTATGATAGAATGCAATTTGCCTTTACTATCACGTTTCACTACTTGTTTCCACAATTAACGATGGGACTTTCGTTAATGATTGTTTACTTTAAGTGGAAATTCATTAAAACACAAACCGAACAGTATAATGATGCCGCCAAATTTTGGATGCGTATTTTTGCTTTAAATTTTGCAATGGGGGTTGTGACCGGAATTCCAATGGAGTTTCAGTTTGGAACTAATTGGGCAAAATTCTCTGAACTCACAGGAGGAATTATTGGTCAAACTTTAGCTATGGAAGGAATGTTTTCTTTCTTTTTAGAATCTTCGTTCTTAGGTTTGTTCTTGTTTGGAGAAAAATTACTAGGTCAAAAGTTGCATTTTTTAACTGGTTTTTTAGTCTTTTTAGGTTCTTGGATGAGTGGTTATTTAATCATAGCAACCCATTCCTGGATGCAAAATCCTGTAGGATATGAAATTTTAGCAAACGGAAAATTTGTTCTGAATAATTTTGGAGCCTTATTTTCAAACCCTTGGCTTTTACCATCTTATTTTCATAATCAAGCTGCTTCTTTAGTAACCGCTTCTTTCGTGGTTGCCGGTGTTGGAGCTTTTTATATTTTAAATAATAAAAACGTTGAGTTTGGTAAATTATTCGTTAAAACAGGAGTAATATTTGGTTTAATTTCTTCTTTAATTGTAGCGATGCCAACAGGAGATTTATTAGCTAAAAATGTTGTGAAATATCAACCTGTAACTTTTGCAGCTATGGAAGGAATTTTTCATACTGAAAAAGGGGGTTCTGAAATAGTTCTAATTGGACAACCAGACGTAAAAAACAAAAAACTAGACAATAAAATTGCGGTACCAAATATTTTGAGTTTCTTAACTTATGGAAATTGGGATCAAGAAGTAAAAGGTTTAGATCAATTTACAGAAGATGTTCATCCTACAAATATTTCCGGCTTGTATTATGGTTACCATATTATGGTTGGTTTAGGTACATTATTTATTGGATTATTGGCTTTTGCTGTTTTTCAATTAATTAGAAAGAAATTATATGAAACGAAATGGGTTTTATGGTTATTGTTATTTTTTATTCCATTTCCATATATTGCCAATACAACGGGTTGGTACACGGCAGAATTAGGAAGACAACCTTGGTTGGTTTATAATTTATTAAGAACATCAGAAGGCGCTTCACCAACTGTTTCATCAGGAAATACATTATTCACTTTACTTGGATTTATCGGATTGTATCTTTTATTAGGAATGTTATTTCTTTTATTAGTGGGAAAAATTATTAACAAAGGTCCAAAACCTCAAACACATTAG
- a CDS encoding ABC transporter permease, with amino-acid sequence MKRFIGFVKKEFYHIFRDKRSMFILFGMPIAQIMLFGFAITNEINNVKIAILDKSKDTETQKIIQKISNSSYFDIEQEITTEAQIESVFKKGKVKAVLVFENDFIKHLQTQKNGKVQVITDATDPNMANTISNYITSILQNFIQEKNKNNKPTYQIQTQTQLFYNPEMKSVFTFVPGVMTVILMLVSAMMTSISITREKELGTMEILLVSPLKPFQVIIGKVFPYIFLSVINATVILLLGFFVFKMPIEGSLFLLAIESVLFIVCALALGILISTLSNSQQTAMMISLFGLMLPVILLSGFIFPISSMPLPLQVISNIIPAKWFIIIIKAIMLKGSSFALIWKETLIIITMTIIYTVISIRKYKIRLE; translated from the coding sequence ATGAAAAGATTCATCGGTTTTGTAAAAAAAGAATTTTATCACATTTTTCGTGATAAACGTTCTATGTTCATACTTTTCGGAATGCCAATTGCCCAAATTATGCTGTTTGGTTTCGCCATCACAAACGAAATTAACAACGTAAAAATTGCTATTCTCGATAAATCAAAAGACACCGAAACCCAAAAAATAATTCAAAAAATAAGTAATTCCTCATATTTTGATATCGAACAAGAAATTACAACCGAAGCACAAATAGAATCTGTTTTCAAGAAAGGAAAAGTTAAAGCCGTTTTGGTTTTTGAAAATGATTTCATCAAGCATTTACAAACCCAAAAAAACGGAAAAGTGCAAGTAATCACAGATGCAACCGATCCCAATATGGCTAATACTATATCTAATTATATTACGTCGATTTTACAAAATTTCATTCAAGAAAAAAACAAAAATAATAAGCCAACATATCAAATTCAAACGCAAACCCAATTGTTTTATAATCCAGAAATGAAAAGCGTTTTTACCTTTGTTCCCGGAGTAATGACGGTAATTTTAATGTTGGTTTCAGCAATGATGACTTCTATTTCCATTACACGAGAAAAAGAATTAGGCACCATGGAGATCCTATTAGTTTCTCCGCTAAAACCGTTTCAAGTCATCATTGGAAAAGTATTTCCTTACATCTTTTTATCAGTAATCAATGCAACAGTTATTCTGCTTTTAGGTTTTTTTGTGTTCAAAATGCCTATTGAAGGAAGTCTTTTTTTATTAGCTATAGAAAGCGTTTTGTTTATAGTTTGCGCATTAGCATTAGGAATTTTAATTTCCACTTTGTCTAATTCTCAACAAACCGCCATGATGATTTCGCTATTCGGATTAATGTTGCCTGTAATCTTATTGTCAGGATTTATTTTTCCCATTTCGAGCATGCCATTACCATTACAAGTCATCAGTAATATCATTCCAGCCAAATGGTTCATCATCATCATCAAAGCCATCATGTTAAAAGGTTCAAGTTTTGCTTTAATTTGGAAAGAAACTTTAATTATTATTACAATGACAATAATTTACACAGTAATCAGCATCAGAAAATATAAAATAAGATTAGAATAA
- a CDS encoding ABC transporter permease, translated as MKTILFIIQKEFKQIFRNKSMLPIIFILPLMQLVILSNAASFEVKNIKFSYVDNDHSSASRELISKFQASNYFNIISQFPSKKEANLQMQKGNVDVILEIPIYFERNLIKQQNTNLSVSINAIDGATAGVSNVYITQIISGYNQSIQTQLQTYNQGTIVQAENITTIPSFWYNKTLNYKTFMVPGILVLLVTMLSLFLSSMNIVREKEVGTLEQINVTPIKKHQFIIGKLFPFWVIGLMVLTVGLTIAKLVFNVPILGNIFLIYGFTSIYLILILGIGLFISNHTETQQQAMFIAWFFTVIFILMSGLFTPIESMPNWAQKVTLLNPIRYFVEVIRMVMLKGAGFSDIKNQIAIITIYAFAINGFAVWSYKKTN; from the coding sequence ATGAAAACAATATTATTCATCATACAAAAAGAGTTCAAGCAAATTTTTAGAAATAAAAGTATGTTGCCTATTATTTTTATTTTACCATTAATGCAATTGGTTATTCTGTCAAACGCAGCTAGTTTTGAAGTCAAAAACATTAAGTTTTCCTATGTTGATAATGATCATTCTTCAGCTTCACGCGAATTGATAAGCAAATTTCAAGCATCCAATTATTTTAATATAATATCTCAATTTCCTTCAAAAAAAGAAGCCAATCTACAAATGCAGAAAGGAAATGTAGATGTAATTCTCGAAATACCAATTTATTTTGAACGTAATTTAATCAAGCAACAAAACACAAATCTTTCGGTAAGTATCAACGCTATAGATGGAGCAACTGCTGGAGTTTCAAATGTTTATATTACGCAAATTATTTCGGGTTATAATCAATCTATACAAACACAGTTGCAAACCTATAATCAAGGAACTATTGTACAAGCCGAAAATATAACAACAATCCCATCATTTTGGTATAACAAAACTTTGAATTATAAAACATTTATGGTTCCAGGAATTTTAGTTTTATTAGTAACAATGCTTTCCTTATTCTTATCGTCCATGAATATTGTTCGTGAAAAAGAAGTCGGAACTTTAGAACAAATTAATGTAACACCCATTAAAAAGCACCAATTTATAATTGGAAAATTATTTCCGTTTTGGGTAATTGGTTTAATGGTCTTAACTGTCGGATTGACTATTGCAAAGCTAGTTTTCAACGTACCCATTTTAGGGAATATTTTCTTGATTTATGGATTCACTTCTATTTATTTAATTTTAATTCTCGGAATTGGACTATTTATTTCCAATCATACCGAAACCCAACAACAAGCTATGTTTATTGCTTGGTTTTTTACTGTAATATTCATTTTAATGAGCGGACTTTTCACTCCAATTGAAAGTATGCCAAATTGGGCTCAAAAAGTCACTTTATTGAATCCAATACGTTATTTTGTAGAGGTCATAAGAATGGTTATGCTAAAGGGAGCAGGTTTTAGTGATATAAAAAATCAAATTGCAATAATTACTATTTATGCTTTTGCAATTAATGGCTTTGCGGTTTGGAGTTATAAAAAAACAAATTAA
- the cydB gene encoding cytochrome d ubiquinol oxidase subunit II: protein MEYFWYIVIVIMLAAYVVLDGYDFGAGIIHLFFGKTEKDKKAITNAIGPFWDANEVWLIAVGGVLFFAFPTLYASSFSGFYLPLIMVLWLLIFRAVGLELRGQVHHPMWESIWDKAFGIASLLLALFFGVALGNVVRGVNLGMVENGVSTVEAHYFFLPLWNPEFSPTSENLGVIDWFTLLLGIISVIALTIHGANWIIYKTNADINEKLKTVVFKLNFALLALVVISLLVWHIIEPNPFHNFIQYPFLWILPLITFTGIFGLFKVKSFKKHGMGFLFSTLFLVGGLASTVASIFPKLLPSTNTINPSLTIENVAAHEYGLATGMKWFFIALVLVIIYMIVQYKVFRGKMDDVGYGDH from the coding sequence ATGGAATATTTTTGGTATATAGTTATAGTTATAATGCTAGCTGCTTATGTCGTTTTAGATGGTTATGATTTTGGAGCAGGAATTATACATTTATTTTTTGGTAAAACAGAAAAAGATAAAAAAGCCATTACAAATGCTATTGGACCTTTTTGGGATGCAAACGAAGTTTGGTTGATTGCCGTTGGAGGTGTGTTGTTTTTTGCATTTCCAACATTGTATGCTTCTTCATTTAGTGGGTTTTATTTGCCTTTAATTATGGTGCTTTGGTTGTTGATTTTTAGAGCTGTTGGTCTAGAATTACGTGGTCAAGTACATCATCCAATGTGGGAATCCATTTGGGATAAAGCTTTTGGAATTGCTAGTTTGTTATTAGCTTTATTCTTTGGAGTAGCATTAGGGAATGTAGTTAGAGGTGTAAATTTAGGAATGGTTGAAAATGGAGTTTCTACAGTTGAAGCACATTATTTCTTTTTACCTTTATGGAATCCAGAATTTAGTCCAACTTCAGAAAATCTTGGTGTAATCGATTGGTTTACATTGTTATTAGGAATAATAAGTGTTATAGCCCTAACCATTCATGGAGCCAATTGGATTATTTATAAAACAAATGCCGATATCAATGAAAAGCTAAAAACAGTAGTCTTTAAATTGAATTTTGCTCTGCTAGCATTGGTAGTTATTTCTTTATTAGTTTGGCACATTATTGAACCAAATCCGTTTCATAATTTTATTCAATATCCTTTTTTATGGATTTTACCTTTAATTACCTTTACTGGAATTTTTGGCTTATTTAAAGTCAAATCGTTTAAAAAACATGGAATGGGATTTTTGTTTTCAACTCTGTTTTTAGTTGGGGGTTTAGCATCAACAGTCGCTTCAATATTTCCTAAACTACTACCGTCTACCAATACTATAAACCCTTCGTTAACCATTGAAAATGTTGCAGCTCATGAATACGGATTGGCAACCGGAATGAAATGGTTTTTTATAGCTTTGGTTTTGGTAATTATTTACATGATAGTTCAATACAAAGTTTTTAGAGGAAAGATGGATGATGTAGGCTACGGTGATCATTAA